The Bacteroidales bacterium DNA segment TTGTTTTTTATATGAAATTGTAACTCTTTATCATTTTTCCCGTATAAACACTAAAACCGGTGAGGATTTTAAATACTTGTTCTTTTATCAAGAAATAATGTATATTTGTAGTCAATATTTAAGAACTCACTCTTTATTATAAGAGCTTTATGAGCCTTGATGTTAATCAGTTGTTTATTGAGATTTGCGGGACTGATGCATTTTTTGCCTTTGAAGGTGAAATTTCTTCGGAACGAATTAATATCATATTGGAAGAAATGGAGAAAAAACTGGTAAATTCTCCAATTGATGTTAAAATTCGGAAAAAGGTCTATAACATTATGGTAGAATGTCTTCAGAATTTATATCACCATTCCGATGAGGTTCCTGCAGATTTAGCCTCAATACTGGGAAAAAGTTATGGAATGATTGTCGTAAAAAAACAAGGAGATAACTTTAGGTTGGTTGTAGGTAATTTTATTACCAATGAAAAAGTCGAGTTGTTGTCAGGAAAAATTGACAAATTGAATTCAATGTCGACAACAGAATTGAAAGAAATGTATAAATTCATTCTCAACTACCAGAAATTGTCCTCCAAAGGAGGTGGAGGCCTTGGATTAATTGACATTGCCAGAAAATCAGATAACAAGCTGGAATATCAATTTTATCCTTATAATCAATCATACAGCTTTTACAGATTGGATATTCTCGTTTAAAAAATCGCATAAACTCGTTTAAAATCGCATAAAATTAATTTACAGTATGGACACATTATCAATAGAAGGAACCCCAAAAACTCCTACCGTTCGGTTCGATGCATCGAAAGGTTTGGTTGAAATCAAAGGTCGTTCGATCCCTGAAAATTCAATTGAATTTTACAAACCATTGGTAGACTGGCTTGAAACTTATGCTAAAGAAGCTAAACCCCAGACACAAGTAAACATCCAACTGGAATACTTCAACACCAGTTCATCCAAGTGTATCCTGGATGTATTTAAAAAACTGGAAGCAATCCATAAGGCAAATTCGGGTGTAACCATTAACTGGTTTTATGATGAAGATGATGAAGATATGCTGGAAGCCGGACAAGATTACGAGTCCATCATCCGCATACCTTTCAAAATGATTGAAGTC contains these protein-coding regions:
- a CDS encoding SiaB family protein kinase is translated as MSLDVNQLFIEICGTDAFFAFEGEISSERINIILEEMEKKLVNSPIDVKIRKKVYNIMVECLQNLYHHSDEVPADLASILGKSYGMIVVKKQGDNFRLVVGNFITNEKVELLSGKIDKLNSMSTTELKEMYKFILNYQKLSSKGGGGLGLIDIARKSDNKLEYQFYPYNQSYSFYRLDILV
- a CDS encoding DUF1987 domain-containing protein, with the translated sequence MDTLSIEGTPKTPTVRFDASKGLVEIKGRSIPENSIEFYKPLVDWLETYAKEAKPQTQVNIQLEYFNTSSSKCILDVFKKLEAIHKANSGVTINWFYDEDDEDMLEAGQDYESIIRIPFKMIEVVG